A single window of Solanum dulcamara chromosome 5, daSolDulc1.2, whole genome shotgun sequence DNA harbors:
- the LOC129889287 gene encoding receptor-like protein kinase HSL1 translates to MELSHFPTGIFTGKQPLYLILLLNFIPIFVTSQSPATNERDTLLKIKRQWGNPLALSSWNSTSSPCSWPEIECDDGKVNGITLQEKDITVEIPTSICDLKNLTFLNLRLNYLPGKFPTFLYKCSNLQHLDLSQNYFVGPIPKDIHRLRKLKYLNLSGNNFTGDIPPSIGNLTELQTLCMHMNLFDGSFPAEIGNLANLENLGLEFNEFSPMRIPPEFGKLKNMKNIWMRDTKLIGEIPESFGDFQNLELIDFAYNNLEGEIPSGLFLLKNLRMMYLYGNRLSSRIPETFESSNLIELDVSNNNLTGTIPESFGEFKHLEILNLFGNQLYGAIPQSIAKIPSLKEFKVFRNKLNGSLPSEMGLHSKLEVFEVSQNSFTGNLPEHLCAGGTLFGAVAYVNNLSGEIPKSLGACSSLRTIQLYKNQFSGEIPYGVWTLVNMTSLMLSDNSFSGELPSKVAFNFMRLEISNNKFSGEIPVGISSWASLAVLLASNNSFSGQIPVELTSLSKITQLELDGNSLSGELPVDIISWKSLSILDLSRNKLSGKIPAAIGLIPDLVALDLSQNQLSGPIPPQLGVRRITSLNVSSNQLTGKIPVAFANLAFDNSFLNNPSLCATNSLPYLPSCNNAKVGNSKRLSHRVLALILVLAFAVFLFSVVSTLFMVRDYRRKKHKRDVASWKLTSFQRLDFTEANILSSLTENNMIGSGGSGKVYKISVGRPNEYIAVKRIWSDRKVDNILEREFLAEVQILGSIRHSNIVKLLCCISSEDSKLLVYEYMVNHSLDGWLHGKKRISLSNKVMDWPKRLEVAIGAAQGLCYMHHDCTPQIIHRDVKSSNILLDSDFTAKIADFGLAKILEKKGELNTMSAVAGSFGYIAPEYAYTTKVNEKIDIYSFGVVLLELVTGRLPNFGEEHTSLAEWAWKQHGEGNNAIDNMLDTDIKEACYLEEMKTVFRLGLICTSNLPASRPSMKEILQILHRCKSFRCTEGKSPDTEYDVAPLLRGNNSEKYIASYKRINSNKVIDDSSDDGLIISSV, encoded by the exons ATGGAGTTATCCCATTTTCCCACCGGCATCTTCACCGGAAAACAGCCCCTTTATCTCATTCTTCTACTCAACTTCATACCCATTTTCGTAACTTCACAATCTCCGGCTACCAATGAACGTGACACTCTACTGAAGATAAAGCGTCAATGGGGAAACCCATTAGCACTCAGCTCATGGAACTCTACTTCTTCTCCTTGTAGCTGGCCGGAGATTGAGTGCGATGACGGAAAAGTCAACGGAATAACACTTCAAGAAAAAGACATTACTGTTGAAATTCCAACTTCTATTTGTGACCTCAAAAATCTTACTTTTCTCAATCTTCGGTTGAATTATCTTCCTGGGAAATTCCCAACTTTTCTGTACAAATGTTCCAATCTGCAGCACTTGGATCTTTCTCAGAATTATTTTGTGGGTCCCATCCCGAAGGATATTCACCGGCTTCGGAAACTCAAGTATCTTAATCTAAGTGGCAACAATTTCACCGGAGATATTCCGCCGTCGATCGGGAATTTGACGGAGCTGCAGACCTTGTGCATGCATATGAACTTGTTCGATGGGAGTTTTCCGGCAGAAATCGGGAACTTAGCCAATCTTGAAAATCTGGGTTTGGAATTTAATGAGTTTTCTCCGATGAGAATACCACCGGAGTTTGGGAAGCTGAAGAACATGAAGAATATTTGGATGAGAGATACGAAATTGATCGGTGAAATCCCTGAAAGTTTCGGGGATTTTCAAAATCTTGAGCTTATTGATTTTGCTTACAACAATCTGGAAGGAGAAATTCCCTCTGGGCTGTTTTTGTTGAAGAATTTGAGGATGATGTACTTGTACGGTAATCGGCTTTCGAGTCGAATCCCTGAAACTTTTGAATCATCAAACTTGATTGAACTTGATGTTTCCAACAACAATTTGACTGGAACAATCCCAGAAAGTTTTGGAGAATTTAAACACTTGGAAATTCTGAATCTGTTTGGTAACCAATTGTATGGAGCAATTCCACAAAGCATAGCTAAGATTCCAAGTTTGAAGGAATTCAAAGTGTTCAGGAATAAACTGAATGGGAGCTTACCATCTGAAATGGGACTTCATTCAAAGCTTGAAGTTTTTGAAGTTTCACAGAATTCCTTCACTGGAAACTTGCCAGAGCATTTGTGTGCTGGAGGAACTCTCTTTGGTGCTGTAGCTTATGTTAACAATTTATCTGGTGAAATACCAAAATCACTCGGAGCATGTTCTAGTTTACGTACGATCCAGCTCTACAAGAATCAGTTTTCAGGTGAGATTCCATATGGGGTTTGGACTTTGGTTAACATGACAAGTTTGATGTTGAGTGATAATTCATTTTCCGGGGAGTTACCGAGCAAAGTTGCATTCAATTTTATGCGGTTAGAGATCAGTAACAACAAGTTTTCTGGTGAAATTCCTGTGGGGATATCTTCTTGGGCTAGTTTAGCGGTACTGCTGGCAAGTAACAATTCATTTTCAGGTCAGATTCCAGTGGAATTGACTAGTCTTTCTAAGATAACTCAGCTAGAGCTCGATGGTAATTCGTTGTCTGGAGAACTTCCAGTCGATATAATATCGTGGAAGTCTCTGTCAATTTTGGATCTTTCCAGGAACAAACTCTCTGGCAAGATTCCAGCAGCTATAGGTTTAATCCCTGATCTTGTTGCTCTAGATTTGTCTCAGAACCAACTTTCAGGTCCAATTCCACCTCAATTAGGTGTAAGAAGGATCACGAGCCTTAACGTATCTTCCAATCAACTTACCGGGAAAATCCCTGTTGCATTTGCTAACCTAGCCTTTGATAACAGTTTCTTGAACAATCCCAGCCTTTGTGCCACCAACTCTCTTCCGTATCTTCCAAGTTGTAATAATGCCAAAGTCGGCAATTCCAAAAGATTGTCCCATAGAGTCCTAGCCCTGATTCTAGTCCTTGCATTTGCTGTTTTCCTATTCAGTGTTGTATCGACCTTGTTCATGGTTAGAGACTACAGGAGGAAGAAGCATAAGCGCGATGTTGCAAGCTGGAAGTTGACTTCATTCCAGAGGTTGGATTTCACAGAGGCAAACATTTTGTCTAGTTTGACAGAAAATAACATGATTGGAAGTGGTGGATCAGGTAAGGTGTACAAAATTTCCGTTGGCAGACCAAATGAGTATATTGCTGTGAAGAGGATTTGGAGTGATAGGAAAGTAGACAACATTCTGGAGAGAGAATTCTTGGCCGAGGTTCAGATATTGGGATCAATTAGACATTCCAATATAGTGAAGTTATTGTGTTGTATATCAAGCGAGGATTCAAAGTTGCTCGTTTACGAGTACATGGTAAATCACAGTCTTGATGGATGGCTTCATGGGAAGAAGAGAATTTCCTTAAGTAATAAAGTCATGGATTGGCCAAAAAGATTGGAGGTTGCCATTGGAGCTGCTCAAGGACTTTGTTATATGCACCATGACTGCACTCCACAAATCATTCATCGCGATGTAAAATCAAGCAATATCTTGTTGGATTCTGATTTCACAGCCAAAATAGCTGATTTTGGCTTAGCCAAGATTTTAGAGAAGAAAGGAGAGCTTAACACCATGTCTGCTGTTGCGGGTTCCTTCGGTTACATAGCTCCAG AGTATGCTTATACAACGAAAGTGAACGAGAAGATTGATATCTATAGCTTTGGGGTGGTGCTATTGGAGCTAGTGACAGGAAGACTACCAAATTTTGGGGAAGAGCATACAAGCCTGGCAGAATGGGCATGGAAGCAGCACGGAGAAGGGAACAATGCCATCGATAATATGTTAGATACAGATATCAAGGAAGCATGTTACTTGGAAGAAATGAAGACTGTGTTCAGACTCGGGCTTATCTGCACGAGCAACTTACCTGCAAGCAGGCCGTCCATGAAAGAGATTCTGCAGATACTTCATCGATGCAAGTCCTTTAGGTGTACTGAAGGAAAATCACCAGATACAGAGTATGATGTTGCTCCCCTCCTTAGAGGCAACAACAGCGAAAAATACATTGCAAGTTACAAACGTATTAATTCCAATAAGGTAATAGATGATAGTAGTGATGATGGTCTAATAATTTCCAGTGTGTAA